One part of the Parasphingorhabdus sp. SCSIO 66989 genome encodes these proteins:
- a CDS encoding GNAT family N-acetyltransferase, translating into MTEPTIPVPRGHVATIVTHLEMLSPPEPKPAPDSILQLENWQDASCDSYLKLFREIGTQWLWIGRLLLSDDALQAVLNDAGIARYAVRTPDNSTCGMVELDFRVPGECEIVYLGLTPDHSSKGHGAWLIGEALKRAWRDDVKRVWLHTCTLDHPAALGFYCKHGFVPFKREMATMPDHRLTGHLPRDAAPQVPIIE; encoded by the coding sequence GTGACCGAACCCACAATCCCCGTGCCGCGAGGCCATGTCGCCACAATTGTCACCCATTTGGAAATGCTGTCGCCACCAGAACCGAAGCCAGCCCCTGATTCGATTCTGCAGCTAGAAAACTGGCAAGACGCATCATGCGACAGTTATCTCAAGCTGTTCCGAGAAATCGGCACGCAATGGCTTTGGATTGGCCGATTGCTGCTGTCCGATGACGCATTGCAAGCTGTGCTCAATGATGCGGGGATAGCGCGCTATGCAGTAAGAACCCCGGATAACAGCACTTGCGGTATGGTAGAACTCGACTTTCGCGTGCCCGGTGAATGCGAGATCGTCTATCTCGGCCTCACACCAGACCATAGCAGTAAAGGCCATGGCGCATGGCTGATAGGCGAAGCGCTGAAACGCGCGTGGCGCGATGATGTGAAGCGGGTGTGGCTACACACCTGCACGCTAGACCACCCGGCAGCGCTCGGCTTTTACTGCAAGCATGGCTTTGTGCCTTTCAAGCGGGAGATGGCAACCATGCCCGACCACCGCCTGACCGGCCATCTGCCACGCGACGCCGCGCCGCAGGTGCCGATTATTGAATAG